From Topomyia yanbarensis strain Yona2022 chromosome 1, ASM3024719v1, whole genome shotgun sequence, one genomic window encodes:
- the LOC131677570 gene encoding metastasis-associated protein MTA1: MTTNMYRVGDYVYVETSSTSPYQIRRIDELNKTPNGNVEAKVMCFYRRRDLPTPLVQLADKHQMATSEDSPVAMKLKKMWLKTPVGEEQAAQAVLDPALVALEEERNSPNCTGSGNDRVEQLNPKQRHQMKHRELFLSRQVETLPATHIRGKCSVTLLNEEESLLSYLNKDDTFFYCLVFDPTQKTLLADKGEIRVGNRYQTELQSLLKDGEKYERNLEDMETLVWTPSHTLTDKKIDQFLVVSRSVGTFARALDCTSSVKQPSLHMSAAAASRDITLFHAMNTLHKHNYSIENAMCSLVPSSGPVLCRDEMEEWSASEANLFEDALEKYGKDFNDIRNDFLPWKTLKSIVEYYYMWKTTDRYVQQKRVKAVEAESKLKQVYIPNYTKPSPALITNNNKNILNGNSNGSGGVEVLTISGGKPCESCSTLASQQWYTWGPSHLSCRLCQTCWTYWKRYGGLKVASRLADSGDIDTTAAPVVAAVPGAVLLKKQRGDITCGTGSAGSDLDDDLTIVASSGPIGSLGTGGLSNHRPHSPSFKCSIVNCGKEFKLKAHLARHYAQAHGIQIRSGSPRPIMKTRTAFYLHTTMTTRISRRLCRQIIRSKKAARQPSYSINIAIVKQEFAMAEAGKSISDLRKFLVYKKRDRGSVTHIANRLGNPGATVGDWLILTPKDKMPKPEVVAFPKPPKAPDGSLLYERIPNKPEAEKIPLNPVTVPTSCSTAAVGLPGVTVNAIGGSAAVTVAPTTAASVVPPAMPTLGSTAGVTPGRITPNVSTTILPVGSNANNPPASLKRRNYEEANGIDGPVAPPTKRPNKDPMPSHRPTPEQYAAMMAAAQAAGQPLPRHHMNGKPKIAQMTRTGSGRKQVISWMDAPDDVYYRSTEASRRTRRKIPITELRRSARKPWRTLHPKYAAIIATLLPPVATVSVAAAAAAAAAAAAAAAATGIPQQPLTVPSQLTAQLNATGGQLPHSAAATNLNLNLNTSIAAAATLANVHPLAVQLATSNSTNNSISNINNGTTNNNSSSSNKANSDLQVVILD; the protein is encoded by the exons TTGCTCTCGAAGAGGAACGAAACAGCCCCAACTGTACTGGCAGCGGGAACGACCGAGTGGAGCAGCTTAATCCGAAACAGCGACATCAGATGAAGCATCGCGAGTTGTTCCTGTCCCGTCAAGTGGAAACCCTACCTGCCACCCATATCCGGGGCAAATGCTCGGTGACGCTGCTCAACGAAGAGGAATCGTTGCTAAGCTATCTGAACAAAGAC GATACCTTCTTCTACTGCCTGGTGTTCGATCCGACGCAAAAGACTCTGCTGGCAGATAAGGGCGAAATTCGTGTCGGGAACCGGTATCAGACGGAGCTGCAATCGTTGCTCAAGGATGGGGAAAAATATGAACGGAATCTCGAAGATATGGAAACGTTAGTATGGACCCCTAGTCATACGCTCACCGACAAAAAGATCGACCAGTTCTTGGTGGTGTCCCGCTCCGTTGGTACCTTTGCTCGAGCGCTCGATTGTACCAGTTCGGTAAAGCAACCGTCCCTGCACATGTCGGCTGCGGCCGCTAGTCGTGATATTACTTTG TTTCATGCGATGAACACTCTTCATAAGCACAATTATTCGATAGAGAATGCCATGTGTTCGTTAGTGCCCTCTAGTGGGCCGGTGCTATGCCGAGATGAAATGGAAGAGTGGAGTGCTTCCGAAGCTAATCTCTTTGAGGATGCTCTGGAAAAGTACGGCAAAGACTTCAACGACATACGAAACGACTTT CTGCCGTGGAAGACACTCAAAAGTATAGTGGAGTACTATTACATGTGGAAAACGACGGACCGATACGTACAACAAAAGCGTGTGAAAGCGGTAGAGGCTGAATCGAAGCTTAAACAGGTCTACATTCCCAACTACACCAAACCCAGTCCGGCGCTTATAACGAACAACAACAAGAACATTCTGAACGGTAACTCGAACGGAAGTGGCGGTGTTGAGGTGCTAACGATCAGCGGAGGAAAGCCGTGTGAGTCTTGCTCGACGCTAGCTTCGCAACAG TGGTACACGTGGGGCCCATCACATCTAAGTTGTCGTTTGTGTCAAACCTGTTGGACCTATTGGAAGCGTTACGGAGGCCTTAAAGTAGCATCGCGGCTAGCGGATAGTGGTGATATCGACACGACGGCAGCACCGGTAGTAGCGGCTGTCCCGGGGGCGGTGTTACTGAAAAAGCAACGAGGCGACATCACGTGTGGAACCGGCAGCGCGGGAAGTGATCTCGATGACGATCTGACGATTGTGGCCAGTAGTGGGCCTATCGGTAGTCTAGGGACCGGTGGGCTAAGTAATCATAGGCCGCACAG CCCATCCTTTAAGTGTTCCATTGTCAATTGTGGCAAAGAGTTCAAACTGAAGGCTCACCTAGCACGACACTACGCGCAAGCACACGGAATTCAGATCCGGTCAGGATCGCCACGACCTATCATGAAGACGCGCACAGCCTTCTATCTACACACCACTATGACGACTCGGATATCGAGGAGGTTATGTAGGCAAATCATACGCTCGAAGAAGGCCGCCCGGCAGCCTTCATACTCGATCAATATTGCAATTGTGAAACAAGAGT TTGCCATGGCCGAAGCTGGCAAAAGTATATCGGACCTGCGTAAATTTTTAGTCTACAAAAAACGAGACCGAGGCAGTGTGACACATATTGCCAACCGGCTCGGTAATCCCGGTGCCACCGTCGGCGATTGGTTAATATTGACACCGAAGGATAAAATGCCAAAGCCGGAGGTGGTAGCCTTCCCCAAACCGCCTAAAGCACCCGACGGAAGTTTGTTGTACGAGCGGATACCAAATAAACCCGAGGCTGAGAAAATTCCCCTAAACCCCGTGACGGTTCCCACTTCGTGCAGTACCGCTGCAGTGGGTCTTCCAGGCGTCACTGTGAATGCGATTGGAGGATCTGCAGCGGTTACGGTGGCACCAACAACTGCTGCATCTGTCGTGCCACCCGCGATGCCAACGTTGGGCAGTACGGCTGGCGTAACGCCTGGACGTATCACCCCAAACGTTAGTACTACAATTTTACCCGTTGGGAGTAATGCCAACAACCCACCTGCATCACTGAAACGGCGGAACTACGAAGAAGCCAACGGAATTGATG GCCCGGTTGCACCTCCCACAAAAAGGCCCAACAAGGATCCTATGCCGTCACACCGACCAACGCCCGAGCAATATGCAGCTATGATGGCCGCAGCGCAGGCAGCTGGACAACCTCTACCGAGGCATCAT ATGAATGGTAAAccaaaaattgcccaaatgaCGCGGACCGGTTCCGGCCGGAAGCAGGTCATTAGCTGGATGGATGCACCCGATGATGTCTACTATCGATCAACCGAAGCCAGCAG GAGGACACGGCGAAAGATCCCCATCACCGAGCTGCGGCGATCCGCCCGGAAACCCTGGCGAACCTTGCACCCAAAGTACGCCGCAATCATCGCCACCCTGCTACCACCGGTTGCTACCGTATCGGTTGCCGCGGCAGCAGCCGCCGCCGCGGCTGCCGCTGCTGCAGCGGCTGCCACCGGTATTCCGCAGCAACCACTAACGGTTCCGTCTCAGCTAACGGCACAACTGAACGCCACCGGTGGTCAACTTCCTCACAGTGCCGCTGCGACAAACCTTAATCTCAATCTAAACACTAGCATTGCCGCAGCTGCTACACTGGCCAATGTTCATCCGCTGGCGGTTCAACTGGCCACTAGCAACAGTACCAACAATAGCATCAGCAACATCAACAACGGCACCACCAACAACAATAGCAGTAGTAGCAATAAAGCAAACAGCGATCTACAGGTTGTAATTCTAGACTGA